The following coding sequences are from one Salvia hispanica cultivar TCC Black 2014 chromosome 3, UniMelb_Shisp_WGS_1.0, whole genome shotgun sequence window:
- the LOC125213810 gene encoding cleavage and polyadenylation specificity factor subunit 6-like, giving the protein MDPVTDEQLDYGDEEYAGNQKMQFHQGGAIPALAEEEMLGEDDEYDDLYNDVNVGEGFLQMQRSETQAPPVVANSGFQSSKANVPGARAEAVALQDVNNERVANEGNYAAASVQFQDQKNSLPSSGGQTQILDASQRGRLPEMGNNSQAANLGYQGSESMPHKIAADRLNSSEKVIGEPAQLMYPNMGNTKGVPQIPPNQMNSNANVNVNRSMDDEYMVRPSVENGNTMLFVGELHWWTTDSEIESVLIQFGKVKEIKFFDERASGKSKGYCQVEFYDSAAASACKEGMNGHIFNGRACVVAFATPQTIRQMGASYTNKTQGQAQSQPQGRNPVNDAAGRGNGANYPSGDTGRNFGRGGWARGNQAPNRGPGSGPMRGRGGMVNKNMMGNAPGAGGGAYGQGIAGPGFSGPPGMMPPQGMMGPGFDLAFMGRGAGYGGFSGPGGFPGMIPPFQAVNSMGLPGVAPHVNPAFFGRGMNPNGMSMMGTAGMVGPHSGMWNDTNMGGWGGEEHGRESSYGGEDNASEYGYAEASHEKGVRSSAASREKERNSDHDWSSAPEKRHREEREHDGDRYDRDSRRREEKDRYRDYRHKDRESGYDDDWDKGQSSRSRSRSGAMPEDDHRSRSRDADYGKRRRMPSE; this is encoded by the coding sequence ATGGATCCAGTGACTGATGAGCAGTTAGATTATGGCGACGAAGAATATGCAGGGAATCAGAAGATGCAATTTCATCAAGGTGGAGCTATACCTGCACTTGCGGAAGAGGAAATGCTTGGCGAGGATGATGAGTATGATGACCTCTATAATGATGTTAATGTTGGAGAGGGTTTCCTGCAAATGCAGCGTTCTGAGACACAAGCGCCTCCTGTGGTAGCAAATAGTGGGTTTCAAAGTTCAAAAGCTAATGTTCCTGGAGCTCGAGCGGAAGCGGTGGCCTTGCAAGACGTGAACAATGAAAGAGTTGCTAATGAAGGAAATTATGCTGCTGCTTCAGTTCAATTTCAAGATCAGAAGAATAGCTTGCCATCCTCTGGGGGCCAGACACAGATCTTGGATGCCAGTCAAAGAGGGAGGCTCCCTGAAATGGGGAATAATTCTCAAGCAGCAAATCTGGGATATCAAGGATCGGAAAGTATGCCTCATAAGATTGCTGCAGATCGGTTGAACAGTTCAGAAAAAGTAATTGGTGAGCCTGCACAGTTGATGTATCCTAACATGGGTAACACAAAAGGTGTTCCACAGATTCCACCTAATCAGATGAACTCTAATGCAAATGTTAATGTAAACCGTTCAATGGATGACGAATACATGGTTAGGCCATCTGTAGAAAATGGTAATACAATGCTGTTTGTAGGAGAATTACATTGGTGGACAACTGATTCTGAGATTGAAAGTGTACTGATTCAGTTTGGGAAAGTCAAGGAGATTAAGTTTTTTGATGAAAGGGCTAGTGGTAAGTCCAAAGGTTATTGCCAAGTTGAATTTTATGATTCTGCTGCAGCCTCGGCATGTAAGGAAGGTATGAATGGtcacatttttaatgggaGAGCTTGTGTGGTGGCATTTGCCACTCCACAGACCATAAGACAAATGGGTGCTTCATACACAAACAAGACACAGGGCCAGGCTCAGTCTCAGCCACAAGGAAGGAATCCTGTTAATGATGCAGCGGGTAGAGGTAATGGGGCCAATTATCCAAGTGGAGACACGGGGAGAAATTTTGGACGAGGTGGCTGGGCACGAGGGAACCAAGCACCAAACAGGGGTCCTGGATCAGGTCCTATGAGAGGAAGAGGGGGTATGGTAAACAAGAATATGATGGGGAATGCACCTGGTGCTGGTGGAGGAGCTTACGGACAAGGGATTGCTGGCCCTGGTTTCAGTGGGCCTCCTGGTATGATGCCTCCTCAGGGCATGATGGGTCCTGGTTTTGACCTAGCATTTATGGGTCGCGGAGCTGGATATGGAGGCTTCTCGGGTCCTGGTGGTTTCCCAGGAATGATTCCTCCATTTCAAGCTGTCAATTCCATGGGGCTTCCTGGAGTGGCTCCTCATGTCAACCCAGCTTTTTTTGGTCGAGGAATGAATCCCAATGGAATGAGCATGATGGGGACTGCAGGAATGGTTGGACCTCATTCAGGAATGTGGAATGACACAAATATGGGTGGTTGGGGAGGTGAAGAACATGGCAGAGAGTCTAGTTATGGTGGAGAGGATAATGCATCAGAATATGGGTATGCCGAGGCTAGTCATGAGAAAGGTGTAAGGTCTAGTGCTGCTTCCCGGGAGAAGGAGAGAAATTCTGATCATGACTGGTCCAGTGCTCCAGAGAAGCGGCATAGGGAGGAGAGAGAACATGATGGGGATAGATATGACAGGGACTCTAGACGCAGAGAAGAGAAGGATCGTTATCGAGACTATCGCCACAAAGATCGTGAATCGGGTTATGATGATGACTGGGATAAAGGACAGTCTTCGAGATCCCGCAGCAGATCTGGTGCAATGCCTGAAGATGATCACAGGTCTCGATCTAGGGATGCTGATTATGGGAAACGGAGACGCATGCCATCTGAATGA
- the LOC125214022 gene encoding oxysterol-binding protein-related protein 1D-like isoform X1, which yields MNPLCCIAPVSVEKDPAVVKSRTLSQELVVDGSCFNESVSFNNSSSDAILRPVSFNSRWSLSTNGGAGGGDLQAEKCDESEEIKSVAGILYKWVNYGKGWRERWFVLEDGVLSYYKVHGPDKIVVRSVREKGVRVIGQESWRYMRKGSSGNGHGSGSGNALRASAFGSGKRWKPFGEVHLKVSSVRASKSDDKRLSIFTGTKTLHLRCQSKEDRASWVEALLAAKDKFPRLLTSYDLAPSEDFVVTTEKLRSRLVEEGINETVIKDCESIMLGEVAEVQHQLKSLQLKHMLLLDTLRRLETEKIELETTVVDETKGRDSCCGQGNRRFSALADFYSVMSEGSASDSDADNESRYGVDVETDDDDGIFFDTNDFLSAESLRSASYRSRDNPMYIQSPWAENESPSSGHLREAGAGVKTIEFPYVKRRASLPEPKEKEKPVGLWSIIKDNIGKDLSGVCLPVYFNEPLSSLQKCFEDLEYSYLVDQALEWGKQDNDLMRILNVAAFAVSGYASTEGRQCKPFNPLLGETYEADYPDKGLRFFSEKVSHHPMVVACHCEGRGWKFWADSNLKGKFWGRSIQLDPVGVLTLQFEDGETFQWSKVTTSIYNIIIGKIYCDHYGTMRIKGSGNYSCKLKFKEQSIIDRNPHQVHGIVQDNRTGEKVAVLIGKWDEAMYYVMGDPSTKPKGYDPMTEAVLLWERDKTVTKTRYDLTPFAISLNELTPGLRDKLPPTDSRLRPDQRHLENGEYELANAEKLRLEQLQRQARRLQDRGWKPRWFAKDEEGCYRYTGGYWEAREKHKWDGIPDIFGQPCELPAEEVAAPLPNFAYQSKQRVGMGLS from the exons ATGAATCCTCTGTGCTGCATTGCGCCGGTGTCGGTCGAGAAGGATCCGGCTGTGGTGAAGTCCCGAACCCTAAGTCAGGAGCTCGTGGTTGATGGAAGCTGCTTCAATGAGAGTGTGAGTTTCAACAACAGCAGCAGCGATGCGATTCTGCGGCCGGTGAGTTTCAACTCGAGGTGGAGTTTGTCGACCAATGGCGGCGCTGGCGGAGGCGATCTGCAGGCGGAGAAGTGCGATGAGAGCGAGGAGATCAAGAGTGTGgctggaattttgtataaatggGTGAATTACGGGAAGGGGTGGAGGGAGAGGTGGTTCGTGTTGGAGGATGGGGTGCTCTCGTATTATAAGGTGCACGGCCCGGATAAGATTGTGGTGCGTTCGGTCAGGGAAAAGGGGGTGAGAGTGATTGGCCAGGAAAGTTGGAGGTATATGAGGAAGGGTAGTAGTGGAAACGGCCATGGGAGTGGAAGCGGGAATGCGCTTAGGGCTAGTGCGTTTGGGTCGGGGAAGCGGTGGAAGCCATTTGGGGAGGTACATTTGAAG GTCTCTTCTGTTCGGGCCAGCAAGTCAGATGACAAAAGACTGTCAATATTCACAGGAACAAAAACTCTCCACTTGCGTTGTCAATCCAAAGAAGACAGAGCTTCATGGGTTGAGGCTCTTCTGGCTGCCAAAGATAAATTCCCCAGGCTATTGACAAGCTATGACTTGGCACCTTCTGAAGATTTTGTTGTTACAACTGAGAAGTTAAGATCGCGGCTAGTTGAGGAGGGCATTAATGAGACTGTAATAAAGGATTGTGAGTCTATAATGCTGGGTGAAGTTGCTGAGGTGCAGCATCAACTGAAGAGTCTTCAACTTAAGCACATGTTGCTGCTTGACACATTAAGAAGACTGGAG ACAGAGAAGATTGAACTGGAAACAACTGTAGTCGATGAAACAAAGGGGAGAGACTCTTGCTGTGGACAAGGGAATAGAAGATTCAGCG CTCTTGCAGATTTCTATTCAGTTATGTCTGAGGGCAGTGCAAGTGACTCAGATGCAGATAATGAGAGTCGATACGGAGTAGACGTTGAAACTGACGATGACGATGGAATCTTTTTTGACACAAATGACTTTTTATCTGCCGAGTCTCTGAGAAGTGCTTCATATCGTAGCAGAGACAATCCAATGTACATACAGAGCCCTTGGGCTGAAAACGAATCTCCCTCATCCGGTCATTTAAGAGAAGCTGGTGCCGGGGTCAAGACAATTGAGTTTCCCTACGTCAAAAGAAGGGCTAGTTTACCAGAACCAAAGGAGAAAGAGAAGCCAGTTGGCCTATGGTCGATCATTAAGGATAACATTGGCAAGGACTTGTCTGGCGTTTGTCTTCCTGTGTACTTTAATGAGCCTCTGTCCTCGCTGCAGAAATGCTTTGAAGACTTGGAGTACTCATATCTTGTTGATCAAGCTCTGGAATGGGGGAAACAG GACAATGATTTGATGAGGATTCTAAACGTAGCAGCTTTTGCAGTGTCTGGTTATGCATCAACAGAAGGCCGACAATGCAAACCATTCAATCCTCTCCTAGGGGAAACCTATGAAGCTGACTATCCGGATAAGGGTCTACGATTCTTCTCTGAAAAG GTTAGTCATCATCCAATGGTTGTTGCCTGTCATTGTGAGGGCAGAGGGTGGAAATTTTGGGCAGATTCTAATCTCAAAGGGAAGTTCTGGGGTCGTTCCATCCAGCTTGACCCTGTTGGAGTTCTTACTCTTCAGTTTGAAGATGGAGAGACATTTCAGTGGAGCAAGGTCACTACTTCTATATATAACatcataattggtaaaatctATTGTGATCACTACGGCACTATGCGCATAAAAGGCAGTGGTAACTACTCTTGCAAACTCAAATTCAAGGAGCAGTCTATTATAGACCGGAACCCACATCAG GTTCATGGAATCGTGCAAGACAATAGGACTGGGGAGAAAGTTGCGGTTTTGATAGGGAAGTGGGATGAAGCAATGTATTATGTGATGGGAGATCCAAGCACAAAGCCAAAGGGATATGACCCTATGACAGAAGCTGTTTTGCTATGGGAAAGAGATAAAACTGTTACCAAGACAAGATATGATCTCACACCATTTGCGATATCTTTAAACGAATTGACACCTGGGTTACGGGACAAGCTGCCTCCAACCGACTCTAGATTGAGACCCGACCAGAGGCATTTGGAGAATGGAGAATATGAGCTGGCAAATGCTGAGAAGCTGAGGCTTGAACAGTTACAGAGACAG GCAAGGAGGTTGCAGGATAGAGGGTGGAAACCAAGATGGTTTGCGAAGGACGAGGAGGGTTGTTACCGATACACTGGAGGGTACTGGGAAGCTAGGGAGAAACACAAGTGGGACGGAATCCCTGACATATTTGGGCAGCCGTGTGAGTTACCAGCCGAGGAGGTCGCTGCTCCTCTGCCGAATTTTGCATATCAATCTAAGCAGAGGGTAGGAATGGGTTTATCCTAG
- the LOC125212795 gene encoding putative multidrug resistance protein, producing the protein MGKKGGVFRYADGVDKLLMLVGTLGCIGDGLMSPLNMFILSGVIDDYATANHTITNDVVDKYSLRLLYVALGVGVSAFLEGVCWTRTAERQTSRIRMEYLRSVLRQDVGFFDNQGGSSATFEVVSSISADAHLIQGVIAEKIPNCLVDLSAFVFGLIVAFLLSWRLALASLPCAICFIAPGVGFGKLMMGIGAKSKDAYGVAGGIVEQCVSSIRTVYSYVGESQTLERFSQALLETTKLGIKQGLAKGLMIGSMGTVFATWAFESWAGSVLVVERGENGGRVFIAGVCVVLGGLSCMSALPNLSFIVEASTAATKIFEMIDRVPGIDSNDDRGKVLSYVHGEIEFKEVHFSYPSRMETPILRGFNLKVKAGNTVGLVGGSGSGKSTVVSLLERFYDPIKGDILLDGYRIKNLKLKWLRSQMGLVNQEPILFATSIKENILFGKENASMEQIVDAAKAANAHDFIIKLPGGYEAQVGQFGFQLSGGQKQRIAIARALIKEPKIMLLDEATSALDTQSERVVQDAIDQASRGRTTIVIAHRLTTVRAANMIVVIESGKVIEYGSHDRLMQKTNGAYSKMVEMQHEAPSRLYEGRNHKKTTLGRITPRTPYNVVSSPGSPFSPTLSMSFVPSINMISYDESDEETTTLSTPRLSQWRLVRMNAPEWKRALLGCIGACTFGAVQPLNAYCLGSVVSVFFNDDKSKIKSEVSFYCIIFTSIAVAAFFANVVQHYNFAVMGERLTKRIREKVLETILTLEIGWFDMEENTSAAVCARLATEANVVRCLVGDRASLLVQVITSASVAFILALVLTWRVSIVVISIQPLIIASFYSKNIMMKRMSVMAQKAQNEGSQLASEAVVNHRTVTAFSSQTKILDLFVAALKGPRKESIKQSWFSGIGLFVSQFLTTAAITLTYWYGGRLMNNGQVSSKHLFQVFFILMSTGKNIADAGSMSSDLAKGSRAVESVFAILDRRSVIEPDIGFKVKSRLKGQIELNRVYFSYPSRPEQMIFQGLTLKIDAGKTMAIVGQSGSGKSTVIALIERFYDPIKGTVVVDDKDIKSYNLRNLRSHIALVSQEPTLFAGTIHENIVYGNNDATESEVRKAAMTANAHEFISSLKDGYQTYCGERGTQLSGGQKQRIALARAILKNPSILLLDEATSALDSASEKLVQEALERMMVGRTCVVVAHRLSTIHKADCIAVIVNGKVVEKGSHTQLLEYGPKGSYYSLINLQHGHSR; encoded by the exons atgggcAAAAAAGGTGGGGTTTTCCGGTATGCTGACGGCGTAGACAAGCTGCTGATGTTGGTCGGAACCTTGGGATGCATCGGCGACGGCCTCATGTCTCCACTCAACATGTTCATTCTCAGCGGCGTCATCGACGACTACGCCACGGCCAACCACACCATCACCAACGACGTCGTCGACAAG TATTCCCTGCGGCTGCTCTACGTCGCTCTTGGAGTTGGAGTCTCCGCGTTTCTGG AAGGGGTGTGTTGGACGAGAACGGCGGAGAGGCAGACGTCGCGCATACGAATGGAGTATCTGAGATCGGTGTTGAGACAAGATGTCGGTTTCTTCGACAACCAGGGTGGTTCTTCCGCCACCTTTGAAGTCGTTTCAAGCATCTCTGCAGACGCACATTTGATCCAAGGTGTCATAGCTGAGAag ATACCAAACTGTCTGGTTGATCTCTCCGCATTCGTATTCGGACTGATTGTCGCCTTCCTTCTCTCGTGGCGCCTAGCGTTGGCTTCTCTCCCATGTGCCATATGCTTCATCGCCCCGGGAGTGGGGTTCGGGAAGCTAATGATGGGCATCGGAGCTAAGAGCAAAGATGCGTACGGTGTTGCGGGTGGTATAGTCGAGCAATGTGTATCATCAATCCGGACTGTTTACTCCTACGTAGGCGAATCCCAGACGCTCGAAAGATTCAGTCAGGCTCTTCTAGAAACCACGAAGCTCGGCATAAAGCAAGGCTTGGCCAAGGGGCTGATGATAGGAAGCATGGGGACGGTTTTCGCAACTTGGGCATTTGAATCTTGGGCTGGGAGCGTTCTCGTCGTTGAAAGAGGCGAAAACGGTGGTCGAGTCTTCATAGCAGGCGTTTGTGTCGTCCTTGGAGGACT GTCGTGTATGAGCGCGCTTCCTAACCTCTCATTCATTGTGGAGGCTTCAACTGCTGCCACGAAAATCTTTGAAATGATCGATCGTGTTCCTGGTATAGACTCAAATGATGATAGAGGGAAAGTGTTGTCGTATGTCCATGGAGAAATCGAGTTCAAGGAGGTGCACTTTAGCTATCCTTCAAGAATGGAGACACCGATTCTTCGAGGATTCAATCTCAAAGTAAAAGCGGGGAACACCGTTGGCCTTGTGGGAGGAAGTGGTTCAGGAAAATCGACTGTTGTGTCCTTGCTCGAACGGTTTTATGATCCAATCAAAGGAGACATATTGCTCGATGGATACAGAATCAAGAACCTCAAGCTCAAATGGCTGAGATCACAGATGGGGCTTGTCAATCAAGAGCCGATTCTATTTGCCACGTCCATCAAGGAGAACATCTTGTTCGGGAAAGAGAACGCTTCCATGGAACAGATTGTGGACGCTGCTAAAGCCGCCAACGCGCATGATTTCATCATCAAGCTACCAGGAGGATACGAAGCTCAG GTGGGGCAGTTTGGATTCCAGTTATCGGGTGGGCAGAAGCAGAGGATCGCGATAGCTAGGGCGTTGATCAAAGAACCTAAAATTATGTTGCTCGACGAAGCCACGAGTGCTCTAGATACGCAGTCTGAGAGAGTTGTGCAGGATGCCATCGACCAGGCTTCCCGGGGGAGAACCACCATTGTGATAGCTCATCGTCTCACCACGGTCCGTGCTGCTAATATGATCGTGGTGATTGAGTCGGGGAAGGTCATTGAATATGGCTCACACGACAGACTTATGCAGAAAACGAACGGAGCATACTCTAAGATGGTGGAAATGCAACATGAGGCACCATCTCGTCTGTACGAGGGACGAAACCACAAGAAAACAACACTTGGGAGGATCACACCGAGGACACCTTACAACGTCGTGTCAAGCCCTGGCTCACCCTTTAGCCCGACTTTATCCATGAGCTTTGTCCCCTCAATCAACATGATCTCATACGATGAGAGTGATGAAGAAACGACTACCTTATCCACTCCGAGGTTGTCACAGTGGCGACTGGTCCGTATGAATGCCCCAGAGTGGAAGAGAGCCCTGCTTGGGTGCATCGGAGCATGCACATTCGGAGCAGTGCAGCCGCTTAACGCCTACTGCTTGGGATCGGTTGTATCCGTATTCTTCAACGACGACAAATCAAAGATAAAATCAGAAGTCTCTTTTTATTGCATCATCTTCACAAGCATAGCAGTGGCGGCCTTCTTCGCCAACGTGGTGCAACATTACAACTTCGCCGTCATGGGAGAGAGGTTAACCAAGAGGATCCGAGAAAAGGTTCTCGAAACCATACTAACCTTAGAGATAGGGTGGTTCGACATGGAGGAGAACACGAGCGCCGCAGTATGCGCGAGGCTAGCAACAGAGGCCAACGTCGTGCGATGCCTAGTAGGCGACCGCGCTTCATTGCTGGTTCAAGTCATCACCAGTGCTTCTGTGGCATTCATTCTTGCACTTGTTCTAACATGGAGAGTTTCCATTGTGGTGATATCCATACAACCATTGATCATCGCGAGCTTCTACTCGAAAAACATCATGATGAAACGAATGTCCGTGATGGCGCAAAAGGCGCAGAATGAAGGAAGCCAACTCGCAAGTGAGGCAGTGGTGAACCATAGGACTGTCACTGCGTTCTCTTCTCAGACGAAGATCCTCGACCTTTTTGTAGCTGCGCTAAAAGGGCCAAGGAAGGAGAGCATAAAGCAGTCATGGTTTTCCGGGATAGGCTTGTTCGTATCCCAGTTTCTAACCACAGCCGCCATAACTTTGACATACTGGTACGGAGGGCGGCTGATGAACAATGGACAAGTTAGCTCGAAACATCTATTTCAAGTTTTCTTCATCTTGATGAGCACCGGGAAGAACATTGCAGATGCGGGGAGCATGTCATCTGATTTGGCAAAAGGCAGTCGTGCTGTAGAATCtgtttttgccattttagacAGAAGGAGTGTGATAGAGCCAGACATTGGTTTCAAGGTGAAGAGCCGGTTAAAAGGGCAAATTGAGTTGAATCGCGTCTACTTTTCGTATCCGTCTAGACCCGAGCAGATGATCTTCCAGGGGCTGACTCTCAAGATTGACGCTGGCAAAACAATGGCGATAGTCGGACAGAGTGGCTCGGGGAAATCAACTGTCATTGCGCTGATTGAGAGATTCTACGATCCGATAAAAGGGACAGTGGTTGTAGATGACAAAGACATTAAGAGCTACAACTTGAGAAACTTAAGATCCCACATTGCACTAGTGAGTCAGGAGCCAACTCTTTTTGCAGGAACCATACATGAAAACATAGTGTACGGAAACAACGATGCAACTGAATCTGAAGTCAGGAAAGCCGCAATGACGGCTAATGCTCATGAATTCATAAG TTCGTTGAAAGACGGATATCAGACATATTGTGGAGAAAGAGGAACCCAACTGTCGGGGGGACAGAAACAGAGGATTGCCCTTGCTAGGGCAATCCTCAAGAATCCGTCAATCCTTCTCCTAGACGAGGCGACGAGCGCTCTAGACAGCGCGTCAGAGAAGTTGGTCCAAGAGGCGTTAGAGAGGATGATGGTTGGAAGGACATGCGTGGTTGTGGCACACCGCTTGTCGACTATACACAAGGCCGACTGCATTGCGGTGATCGTGAATGGGAAGGTTGTCGAGAAAGGATCACATACTCAACTTCTCGAATACGGGCCAAAGGGTTCTTATTATTCACTTATCAACTTACAGCATGGACATTCTAGGTAG
- the LOC125214022 gene encoding oxysterol-binding protein-related protein 1D-like isoform X2, with protein MNPLCCIAPVSVEKDPAVVKSRTLSQELVVDGSCFNESVSFNNSSSDAILRPVSFNSRWSLSTNGGAGGGDLQAEKCDESEEIKSVAGILYKWVNYGKGWRERWFVLEDGVLSYYKVHGPDKIVVRSVREKGVRVIGQESWRYMRKGSSGNGHGSGSGNALRASAFGSGKRWKPFGEVHLKVSSVRASKSDDKRLSIFTGTKTLHLRCQSKEDRASWVEALLAAKDKFPRLLTSYDLAPSEDFVVTTEKLRSRLVEEGINETVIKDCESIMLGEVAEVQHQLKSLQLKHMLLLDTLRRLETEKIELETTVVDETKGRDSCCGQGNRRFSDFYSVMSEGSASDSDADNESRYGVDVETDDDDGIFFDTNDFLSAESLRSASYRSRDNPMYIQSPWAENESPSSGHLREAGAGVKTIEFPYVKRRASLPEPKEKEKPVGLWSIIKDNIGKDLSGVCLPVYFNEPLSSLQKCFEDLEYSYLVDQALEWGKQDNDLMRILNVAAFAVSGYASTEGRQCKPFNPLLGETYEADYPDKGLRFFSEKVSHHPMVVACHCEGRGWKFWADSNLKGKFWGRSIQLDPVGVLTLQFEDGETFQWSKVTTSIYNIIIGKIYCDHYGTMRIKGSGNYSCKLKFKEQSIIDRNPHQVHGIVQDNRTGEKVAVLIGKWDEAMYYVMGDPSTKPKGYDPMTEAVLLWERDKTVTKTRYDLTPFAISLNELTPGLRDKLPPTDSRLRPDQRHLENGEYELANAEKLRLEQLQRQARRLQDRGWKPRWFAKDEEGCYRYTGGYWEAREKHKWDGIPDIFGQPCELPAEEVAAPLPNFAYQSKQRVGMGLS; from the exons ATGAATCCTCTGTGCTGCATTGCGCCGGTGTCGGTCGAGAAGGATCCGGCTGTGGTGAAGTCCCGAACCCTAAGTCAGGAGCTCGTGGTTGATGGAAGCTGCTTCAATGAGAGTGTGAGTTTCAACAACAGCAGCAGCGATGCGATTCTGCGGCCGGTGAGTTTCAACTCGAGGTGGAGTTTGTCGACCAATGGCGGCGCTGGCGGAGGCGATCTGCAGGCGGAGAAGTGCGATGAGAGCGAGGAGATCAAGAGTGTGgctggaattttgtataaatggGTGAATTACGGGAAGGGGTGGAGGGAGAGGTGGTTCGTGTTGGAGGATGGGGTGCTCTCGTATTATAAGGTGCACGGCCCGGATAAGATTGTGGTGCGTTCGGTCAGGGAAAAGGGGGTGAGAGTGATTGGCCAGGAAAGTTGGAGGTATATGAGGAAGGGTAGTAGTGGAAACGGCCATGGGAGTGGAAGCGGGAATGCGCTTAGGGCTAGTGCGTTTGGGTCGGGGAAGCGGTGGAAGCCATTTGGGGAGGTACATTTGAAG GTCTCTTCTGTTCGGGCCAGCAAGTCAGATGACAAAAGACTGTCAATATTCACAGGAACAAAAACTCTCCACTTGCGTTGTCAATCCAAAGAAGACAGAGCTTCATGGGTTGAGGCTCTTCTGGCTGCCAAAGATAAATTCCCCAGGCTATTGACAAGCTATGACTTGGCACCTTCTGAAGATTTTGTTGTTACAACTGAGAAGTTAAGATCGCGGCTAGTTGAGGAGGGCATTAATGAGACTGTAATAAAGGATTGTGAGTCTATAATGCTGGGTGAAGTTGCTGAGGTGCAGCATCAACTGAAGAGTCTTCAACTTAAGCACATGTTGCTGCTTGACACATTAAGAAGACTGGAG ACAGAGAAGATTGAACTGGAAACAACTGTAGTCGATGAAACAAAGGGGAGAGACTCTTGCTGTGGACAAGGGAATAGAAGATTCAGCG ATTTCTATTCAGTTATGTCTGAGGGCAGTGCAAGTGACTCAGATGCAGATAATGAGAGTCGATACGGAGTAGACGTTGAAACTGACGATGACGATGGAATCTTTTTTGACACAAATGACTTTTTATCTGCCGAGTCTCTGAGAAGTGCTTCATATCGTAGCAGAGACAATCCAATGTACATACAGAGCCCTTGGGCTGAAAACGAATCTCCCTCATCCGGTCATTTAAGAGAAGCTGGTGCCGGGGTCAAGACAATTGAGTTTCCCTACGTCAAAAGAAGGGCTAGTTTACCAGAACCAAAGGAGAAAGAGAAGCCAGTTGGCCTATGGTCGATCATTAAGGATAACATTGGCAAGGACTTGTCTGGCGTTTGTCTTCCTGTGTACTTTAATGAGCCTCTGTCCTCGCTGCAGAAATGCTTTGAAGACTTGGAGTACTCATATCTTGTTGATCAAGCTCTGGAATGGGGGAAACAG GACAATGATTTGATGAGGATTCTAAACGTAGCAGCTTTTGCAGTGTCTGGTTATGCATCAACAGAAGGCCGACAATGCAAACCATTCAATCCTCTCCTAGGGGAAACCTATGAAGCTGACTATCCGGATAAGGGTCTACGATTCTTCTCTGAAAAG GTTAGTCATCATCCAATGGTTGTTGCCTGTCATTGTGAGGGCAGAGGGTGGAAATTTTGGGCAGATTCTAATCTCAAAGGGAAGTTCTGGGGTCGTTCCATCCAGCTTGACCCTGTTGGAGTTCTTACTCTTCAGTTTGAAGATGGAGAGACATTTCAGTGGAGCAAGGTCACTACTTCTATATATAACatcataattggtaaaatctATTGTGATCACTACGGCACTATGCGCATAAAAGGCAGTGGTAACTACTCTTGCAAACTCAAATTCAAGGAGCAGTCTATTATAGACCGGAACCCACATCAG GTTCATGGAATCGTGCAAGACAATAGGACTGGGGAGAAAGTTGCGGTTTTGATAGGGAAGTGGGATGAAGCAATGTATTATGTGATGGGAGATCCAAGCACAAAGCCAAAGGGATATGACCCTATGACAGAAGCTGTTTTGCTATGGGAAAGAGATAAAACTGTTACCAAGACAAGATATGATCTCACACCATTTGCGATATCTTTAAACGAATTGACACCTGGGTTACGGGACAAGCTGCCTCCAACCGACTCTAGATTGAGACCCGACCAGAGGCATTTGGAGAATGGAGAATATGAGCTGGCAAATGCTGAGAAGCTGAGGCTTGAACAGTTACAGAGACAG GCAAGGAGGTTGCAGGATAGAGGGTGGAAACCAAGATGGTTTGCGAAGGACGAGGAGGGTTGTTACCGATACACTGGAGGGTACTGGGAAGCTAGGGAGAAACACAAGTGGGACGGAATCCCTGACATATTTGGGCAGCCGTGTGAGTTACCAGCCGAGGAGGTCGCTGCTCCTCTGCCGAATTTTGCATATCAATCTAAGCAGAGGGTAGGAATGGGTTTATCCTAG